Part of the Vicia villosa cultivar HV-30 ecotype Madison, WI unplaced genomic scaffold, Vvil1.0 ctg.000605F_1_1, whole genome shotgun sequence genome is shown below.
CTCTTGGAACTTTCGAGAAATGTCTGCAACTGGTAAGGGGAAGAAGCGCGAGGAGCTCGACCAAGCTTCCGATGGCGACTCTGAAGGCCGCGCCCCTGCAAAAAAGGTTCTCAAGAAAGATTCCGACGATGATAACTCAGATGACATCACCGTCTGTGAGGTTTGCTCTCAAAACCCCTAACTCCATTTCTagggttttgtgtttttttaattttttttacatttttatatatttgattttgattttgtataagcaGATAGGGAAGAACAGGAAGGTTACTGTGAGGATCTGGCAGGGTAAGCTTTGGGTCGACATTCGTGAGTTTTACATCAAAGACGGGAAGCAGTTGCCCGGCAAAAAAGGTATTTCATTCCTATCATTTTCTCATTTTTCTCGAATGACCTACGGAACTTGTTCGTGTTGAACTTGAGTTGCTGGGATGCATTGTTGTTTACAAAACATTGTAATGGGTTGTTAGCTTATTAGGTTTTGAAAGTGAATGTTATCTATACTTTGTGGTTGCGTAGTTTATTGTTTGAAGAGATTGTTGGAATATTCAATAGGATATGAATAtgatgttcaaattgatgataactgcaattttcaatttcatataGATTGTGATTAGTAACTATTTACTTCTTGAGTATGCTCCAACATGTTGTAGTAGTGATGCACGATGTTTCTAGCTGCTATCCATTTATTTTGTGTGTGCTGATTTGATTTGAGTTATGGGTGAACTAAATGGATTCTCATGCAATTCTGTTAACGTTTGTTGGATAGCTTGCAAAccttaatataaacaatattcttTGCTTTTGATTCAAAGAGGTGGACAATTTCATTCCACAATGACTTGAATCATTTTTAAATACTCTAGCAGTTTGTGATAAATGAGTAGGACTCGGGCTGATTGTGAGTGTGCTATGTTTTATGTGAACATTTATATGCGAACATGGTATTGCATTTAAGGTGGGAAAGTTTGGAAGTAGTTTTACTGAGTTGAGAATGCCGTAGTTGTAAGTTTAATAAAGTGAATTGACACTAAACTTGATGAATTCAATTTTATGGAAATTTTATTTTGTCACATAATTTGTTGGATCATGCTACTAAATTCTTAAGCCTCTAGGTGGCAAAGGAGTATGCTGGCCTTGTAATACATTTGTGTTGGAACTTATGTGTGCTTGTCCTTTTCTTTTCATACCAGttattgttgaatgttgtcttgcatgtttgtttgtttgtctgCCTGTCTTTTGACCCACAAAGTAAACTGCCAGAATCTCTTTGTTTGTTACATTTGACCTTAGGTTTCCTGTTTGGATCAAGTAGAGCATCTGATTAGATTTGGTTGTCTTCAATTCATTTGCTGAAAATTTAGTTGTTGTTAGAGTTAATTGACATCAACTGATCTTTGTATTCACTCTACCAAGTTTGATAATGCTTGGTGGTACTGGTGGCTGTTAAATTGATGTAAAGAAGTTACAATGACATCTCTATTTCTTGTTTCAGGTATCTCTCTGTCCATGGATCAGGTACATCTCAACTTTTTTGAACTTGTTATTTTGTCTTCTATTCCGGTCTCAAATCTGCTGGTTTCTACAGATTTAGAATATAAAAGATTTGGAGCCCATTATTCATTGACTAATTGTCTGTCTCTCCCTT
Proteins encoded:
- the LOC131629770 gene encoding RNA polymerase II transcriptional coactivator KIWI-like; amino-acid sequence: MSATGKGKKREELDQASDGDSEGRAPAKKVLKKDSDDDNSDDITVCEIGKNRKVTVRIWQGKLWVDIREFYIKDGKQLPGKKGISLSMDQWNVLRDHIEDIDKAVVEKS